CTCAAAGCAATCGAACGCTCCGATGTTGTCCTGGTGGTGTTGGACGGGGAGCGCGGAATTGCTGAGCAGGACAAGCGGATTGCCGGTTATGCGCATGAGGCGGGGCGGGCGTCCATTTTTGTGGTGAATAAGTGGGACGCGGTCGAAAAAGATGACAAGACGATGGACCGTTTTCGCCGGGAGATTCGGGACGAGTTCCACTTCATGGATTATGCGCCCAGTCTGTTTGTATCCGCCAAAACAAAGCGGCGGGTGCACACGATTTTGCCGATGGTGAATGAGGTAGCCGAACAACATGCGATGCGCGTGTCCACTTCGGTGCTAAATGAAGTGTTGACCGATGCGGTACTGACGACACCACCGCCGTCGGACAAAGGGAGACGTCTGCGGATTTTGTACGGCACCCAAGTTTCCGTGAAACCGCCGACAATCGTGTTGTTTGTCAATGATCCCGAGCTCGCTCATTTCAGCTATCAACGGTATCTGGAAAATCGTTTGCGCGAAGCGTTCGGTTTCCACGGAACGCCCATACGATTGTTGTTGCGTAAACGAAACGAATAGAAACGAGACGAAACTCGAGGTTTGAGGGGAGACGATCATGATTGGCCTAGCAGTATTGTTGTCTTATCTCATCGGTTCCATCAGTTTCAGCTATGTAATCGTACGGTTGGCCAAGGGGATCGATATCCGGCAATATGGCAGCGGTAATGCGGGAGCCACCAATACTTTGCGCGTTGTGGGGAAAGGGCCGGCCGCCTTGGTTTTTCTACTGGACGGCGTTAAGGGAATGTTGGCTGTCGGATTGGGATACTGGTTAGACGGCTCCCATGCTGCCATGATCTTGTCTGGCTTGGCGGCGATTGTAGGACATAATTGGCCAATATTCCTTGGTTTTCGCGGAGGAAAGGGCATTGCGACCACCATCGGGGTGATGGCGGTTCTGACTTTTCAAGCAGCACTGATTTCCGGGATTTTCGCAATCGCCTCCATCGCCTTGACACGTTACGTTTCG
The sequence above is drawn from the Polycladomyces subterraneus genome and encodes:
- the plsY gene encoding glycerol-3-phosphate 1-O-acyltransferase PlsY; this translates as MIGLAVLLSYLIGSISFSYVIVRLAKGIDIRQYGSGNAGATNTLRVVGKGPAALVFLLDGVKGMLAVGLGYWLDGSHAAMILSGLAAIVGHNWPIFLGFRGGKGIATTIGVMAVLTFQAALISGIFAIASIALTRYVSLGSLIFVVGLPIMIGWIGYPSPYFTVSLVIALLAIIRHSRNIRALLNGTERRLGSKDRQ